The Clostridiaceae bacterium HFYG-1003 genome includes a window with the following:
- the nagB gene encoding glucosamine-6-phosphate deaminase, with the protein MKFIIQDNKEQIAYTAADLVEEAVRQHPTGILGLATGSSPVGTYKELIRRHRKEGLDFSRITTINLDEYVGLDEFHEQSYRHFMNHNLFDHLNINKKNTYVPRGDALNPEEEARHYEELIRRLEPARIQVLGIGVNGHIGFNEPAEDFTVPTHVVTLTRDTIESNARFFDSPMDVPRQAITMGVGGILRAQRILLIATGEGKQQAVKALEDGRILPSNPSTILKVHPDVIVLCDRAAAALLDERTVRQAE; encoded by the coding sequence TTGAAATTTATCATTCAAGATAACAAAGAGCAGATTGCCTACACCGCAGCCGACCTCGTGGAAGAAGCCGTTCGGCAGCATCCCACCGGGATCCTGGGTCTGGCCACCGGATCCAGCCCCGTGGGGACGTATAAGGAACTGATCCGGCGTCATCGCAAGGAAGGACTCGATTTTTCCAGGATAACCACGATCAATCTGGATGAGTATGTTGGCCTGGATGAATTCCATGAGCAGAGCTACCGCCATTTTATGAACCACAACCTGTTTGATCATCTCAATATCAACAAGAAGAATACCTATGTACCCCGAGGGGATGCCCTCAATCCGGAAGAGGAAGCCCGCCATTACGAGGAACTGATCCGCCGGCTGGAGCCGGCCAGGATTCAGGTTCTGGGGATCGGGGTCAACGGCCATATCGGGTTTAACGAGCCGGCTGAAGATTTCACGGTGCCGACTCATGTTGTGACACTGACCCGGGATACGATTGAATCCAACGCCCGGTTCTTTGATTCACCCATGGATGTCCCGAGACAAGCCATTACCATGGGCGTCGGAGGCATACTGCGGGCACAGCGGATCCTGCTGATCGCGACGGGTGAGGGCAAGCAGCAGGCGGTGAAGGCACTGGAGGACGGCCGCATTCTGCCCTCCAATCCATCCACCATACTGAAAGTTCATCCGGACGTCATCGTACTGTGCGACCGGGCAGCGGCGGCACTGCTGGACGAACGCACAGTCAGGCAGGCAGAATAA
- the radA gene encoding DNA repair protein RadA, with translation MAKQKSVYVCAQCGYESAKWLGRCPDCNSWNSFTEEVKVAKEAAKMVKSKGISAQNMPRLVGEIESSEKARLDTGLPELNRVLGGGLIKGSLTLISGDPGIGKSTLLLQCAGSIANQYGKVLYVSGEESEEQIKMRADRLNIRTDQLYVVSETQISVVEEHIRTLNPVFCIIDSIQTLFSDQLTSAPGSVSQVRECSSELMRLGKTNQLPLFIVAHVTKAGDLAGPRVLEHMVDTVLSFEGERTGDLRILRTVKNRFGTTSEIGVFEMREEGLMEVYDPSRLFLEETPGEGTMVIGIMEGTRPILVQVQSLVAETKIVMPRRTAVGLDTTRLNMLLAVLEKKVRVPFYASDVYVNVVGGLHIEGTGADLGLALSLISSAKTREIKVSRAVAVGEIGLTGEVRPVSKAERVIAEAAKLGFEHAIISSRQQIRKAPEGIRLIRVATVREAYEELFGAAKRGKRNSEDPESV, from the coding sequence ATGGCAAAGCAGAAATCAGTCTATGTCTGTGCCCAGTGCGGTTATGAGTCCGCCAAGTGGCTGGGTCGCTGTCCCGACTGCAACAGCTGGAATTCTTTCACCGAAGAAGTGAAGGTTGCGAAAGAAGCTGCCAAAATGGTGAAATCCAAAGGAATTAGCGCTCAGAATATGCCCCGGCTGGTGGGGGAGATTGAGTCCTCGGAAAAAGCCCGGCTGGACACGGGATTGCCGGAGCTGAACCGGGTACTGGGCGGTGGCCTGATCAAAGGATCCCTGACCCTGATCTCAGGAGACCCCGGCATCGGAAAATCCACGCTGCTTCTGCAGTGTGCCGGTTCCATCGCAAATCAGTATGGCAAAGTTCTGTATGTTTCAGGCGAGGAGTCGGAGGAACAGATTAAAATGCGCGCGGATCGTCTGAATATCCGGACGGATCAGCTGTACGTCGTCTCAGAAACCCAGATTTCAGTGGTGGAGGAGCATATCCGTACCCTGAATCCAGTGTTCTGTATCATTGACTCCATCCAGACCCTGTTCTCGGATCAGCTGACTTCAGCGCCGGGCAGCGTGTCGCAGGTCCGGGAATGCTCTTCGGAGCTGATGCGCCTGGGCAAGACCAACCAGCTCCCCCTGTTTATTGTAGCCCATGTCACCAAAGCAGGAGATCTGGCTGGCCCGCGTGTGCTTGAACACATGGTGGATACCGTTCTGTCCTTTGAAGGCGAACGGACCGGTGATCTGCGCATCCTGCGCACCGTCAAGAACCGCTTTGGCACCACCTCTGAAATCGGGGTATTTGAAATGCGGGAAGAAGGATTGATGGAAGTTTATGATCCCTCCCGCCTCTTCCTGGAAGAAACTCCGGGCGAGGGGACCATGGTGATTGGAATCATGGAAGGAACCCGGCCGATCTTAGTGCAGGTTCAGTCCCTGGTGGCGGAAACCAAAATTGTGATGCCGCGGCGCACTGCGGTCGGGCTGGATACCACCCGACTCAACATGCTGCTGGCCGTCCTGGAGAAAAAAGTCCGGGTGCCGTTCTACGCCAGCGATGTCTATGTCAATGTGGTGGGAGGACTCCATATTGAAGGAACCGGTGCCGACCTTGGCCTTGCCCTGTCGCTTATTTCCTCTGCCAAAACCAGGGAAATCAAGGTTTCACGGGCCGTGGCAGTCGGTGAAATTGGTCTGACGGGGGAGGTGCGGCCCGTATCCAAGGCGGAACGCGTCATCGCCGAAGCCGCCAAACTGGGATTCGAACATGCCATCATTTCTTCCAGACAGCAGATTCGCAAAGCCCCGGAAGGCATTCGCCTGATCCGGGTTGCGACGGTTCGCGAAGCTTATGAAGAGCTGTTTGGCGCAGCCAAACGAGGCAAACGGAATTCAGAGGATCCGGAATCGGTCTAA
- a CDS encoding PIN/TRAM domain-containing protein gives MLKNILKAIFVLIGAASGWLLGVFLLSLEFIKPIGITQNVIAKYSVNGILALLLAFIFFILSPIFIRYIIRMVEAVDKNFQKMALAEVFLGAVGGLLALSISYLLATKALYEIRYVGSALALLVNVLAFFIGANIAIKKRDELTQMFSNLRTGKLAQGKGASTKRSDFDGEPKVLDTSVIIDGRIFDICQTGFVEGTLVIPNFVLEELRHIADSSDSLKRNRGRRGLDILNKIQKELDIEVRIWDREVKEAREVDVKLLKLAKEIGGKVVTNDYNLNKVAEFQGVPVLNINELANAVKPVLLPGEELSILVAKIGKEQNQGIGYLDDGTMIVIENGRRYVNETIDVIVTSVLQTAAGRMIFARPKD, from the coding sequence ATGTTAAAAAATATTCTGAAGGCAATTTTTGTCCTGATCGGCGCAGCATCGGGATGGCTTCTGGGAGTGTTTTTGCTCAGCCTTGAGTTTATCAAGCCAATCGGCATAACGCAGAATGTCATCGCTAAATATTCCGTCAATGGAATTCTCGCACTTTTACTTGCTTTTATCTTTTTTATACTTTCTCCGATCTTCATCAGATACATCATAAGAATGGTTGAAGCGGTGGATAAGAATTTCCAGAAAATGGCACTGGCGGAAGTTTTCCTGGGAGCTGTGGGAGGGCTGCTGGCTCTTTCGATTTCCTATCTTCTGGCAACTAAAGCGTTGTATGAAATTCGGTATGTGGGATCAGCCCTGGCTCTGTTGGTCAATGTGCTGGCGTTCTTCATCGGCGCTAACATCGCCATTAAGAAAAGAGACGAACTGACGCAGATGTTTTCCAATCTGCGCACGGGAAAGCTGGCTCAGGGGAAAGGGGCTTCGACCAAGCGCTCGGATTTTGACGGGGAGCCCAAAGTGCTCGATACCTCAGTCATCATCGATGGCCGGATCTTTGATATCTGCCAGACTGGTTTTGTCGAAGGAACCCTCGTTATTCCGAACTTTGTTCTGGAAGAGCTCCGGCACATCGCCGATTCATCGGATTCCCTGAAGCGCAATCGCGGCCGCCGGGGACTGGATATCCTGAACAAGATTCAGAAGGAACTCGACATTGAAGTCCGGATCTGGGATCGGGAGGTCAAGGAAGCCCGGGAGGTCGACGTAAAACTGCTGAAGCTGGCGAAAGAGATCGGCGGCAAAGTAGTAACCAACGACTATAATTTGAACAAAGTCGCGGAATTCCAGGGTGTACCGGTGCTCAACATCAATGAACTGGCCAATGCAGTCAAACCAGTGCTGCTGCCGGGCGAAGAGCTGTCCATCCTGGTTGCCAAGATCGGCAAGGAACAGAATCAGGGCATCGGCTATCTGGATGACGGCACGATGATCGTCATTGAGAACGGACGCCGCTATGTCAACGAAACCATTGATGTCATTGTGACCTCGGTTCTGCAGACCGCTGCCGGCCGCATGATATTCGCCCGGCCGAAAGATTGA
- the ispD gene encoding 2-C-methyl-D-erythritol 4-phosphate cytidylyltransferase has product MVSTIIVAAGSGKRMGKSINKVFLDLNGYPVLFHTIRAFEEHPEVDEIILVLKEEEMAYYQQYFTGFGFQKVRQLAAGGAERMNSVRNGLNCLGEDSELVLIHDGARPFVRSELITEGIEQARRWGAACPGVVPKDTIKRVDEEGLIYAELPRDQLRALQTPQVFRTAKLRELMERAFSKGMLYTDDTALFVEAGESVKIFPGDYHNLKITTAEDLELGRILMMDVD; this is encoded by the coding sequence ATGGTCAGCACAATCATTGTGGCGGCCGGATCTGGTAAAAGGATGGGAAAATCGATCAATAAGGTCTTTCTGGACCTGAACGGTTATCCCGTCCTTTTTCATACCATCCGGGCCTTTGAAGAACACCCAGAGGTAGATGAAATCATACTGGTATTAAAGGAAGAGGAAATGGCTTACTATCAGCAGTATTTCACCGGTTTCGGCTTTCAGAAGGTACGACAGCTGGCAGCAGGGGGAGCTGAGCGGATGAATTCCGTCCGTAATGGGCTTAATTGCCTGGGTGAGGATTCGGAGCTGGTCCTGATTCATGACGGCGCCCGGCCCTTTGTGCGAAGCGAACTGATCACAGAGGGGATTGAGCAGGCCAGACGCTGGGGAGCGGCCTGTCCCGGTGTTGTGCCCAAAGATACCATCAAGCGAGTGGATGAGGAGGGGCTGATTTATGCGGAGCTTCCCAGAGATCAGCTGAGAGCCTTGCAGACACCGCAGGTTTTTCGTACGGCCAAGCTCCGGGAACTGATGGAACGTGCCTTCTCCAAGGGAATGCTCTATACTGATGATACCGCTCTGTTTGTGGAGGCGGGGGAATCGGTCAAAATATTCCCGGGGGATTATCACAACCTGAAAATTACTACAGCGGAAGATTTGGAGCTGGGTCGGATCCTGATGATGGACGTAGATTAG
- a CDS encoding FAD:protein FMN transferase, which produces MKKWLNKIIPLGLAVGLFVGTLSGCSPQYKEYRDTFITVEGVEVFNTVFTVMAWEKSEADWKKHYAKIQELVLKYHKLFDYYNEYEGINNIKTINNKAGVEPVKVDPSIIDMIKQARSLYDVTGRETNIAMGAVTMIWHNVREHNMPSAGEEVPESEMIIPTQAELDEAGLHTDFDKVIIDEAASTVYLEDPKMKLDVGALAKGYATELVADELKAMGMENGLMSAGGNIKSIGAPKLKEKPDWGVAVTDPINPNSYLDIVFRLDADQSVVSSGDYERFFTYQGKRYHHLIDPKTWQPGEYFSQVTVITDDSGKADFLSTTFFLLPYEQGVTLAEELDVAVTWIFKDGTMKMNDKAKGMLK; this is translated from the coding sequence TTGAAAAAATGGTTGAATAAGATCATTCCGCTGGGCCTGGCTGTGGGACTCTTTGTGGGAACCTTGTCCGGCTGCTCGCCGCAATATAAAGAATACCGGGATACTTTCATCACGGTGGAGGGTGTCGAAGTATTCAACACCGTATTTACCGTGATGGCCTGGGAAAAATCTGAGGCTGACTGGAAGAAGCATTATGCCAAAATTCAGGAGCTGGTACTGAAATACCACAAGCTGTTTGACTACTACAATGAATACGAAGGCATCAACAACATTAAAACCATCAATAACAAAGCGGGGGTTGAGCCAGTCAAAGTCGACCCGTCAATCATCGATATGATCAAACAGGCTCGCTCACTCTATGATGTCACCGGTCGGGAAACCAACATCGCCATGGGCGCGGTGACGATGATCTGGCATAATGTCCGCGAACACAACATGCCCTCGGCAGGGGAAGAAGTTCCTGAATCCGAGATGATTATTCCGACCCAGGCGGAGCTGGATGAAGCCGGACTGCATACCGATTTTGACAAGGTGATCATTGATGAAGCCGCCTCTACGGTCTATCTGGAAGATCCTAAGATGAAGCTCGATGTCGGTGCCCTGGCCAAAGGATATGCCACGGAACTGGTAGCGGATGAACTGAAAGCCATGGGCATGGAAAACGGATTGATGTCTGCCGGAGGCAACATAAAATCCATCGGAGCGCCCAAGCTGAAGGAGAAGCCGGACTGGGGCGTTGCCGTTACCGATCCGATCAATCCGAATTCCTACCTGGACATTGTCTTCCGGCTGGATGCCGATCAGTCGGTAGTAAGTTCCGGTGATTACGAACGGTTCTTCACCTACCAGGGGAAACGCTACCACCATCTGATTGATCCGAAAACCTGGCAGCCCGGGGAATACTTCTCCCAGGTGACCGTTATCACCGATGATTCCGGCAAGGCCGACTTCCTGTCCACCACCTTCTTCCTCCTGCCCTATGAGCAGGGCGTGACCCTGGCAGAAGAGCTGGATGTCGCAGTTACCTGGATCTTTAAGGATGGGACGATGAAGATGAATGACAAAGCCAAGGGCATGCTCAAATAG
- the rpsD gene encoding 30S ribosomal protein S4, giving the protein MAKMMGPKFKQSRRLGLNVSGHPKAMKRAEKSRGSSRADKKLTEYGTQLLEKQRLRAYYNVLEKQFVKYVDRAMRTKGQTGPELLNMLELRLDNMVYRMGFANSIRQARQMVNHGHFLVNGNKIDIPSYGLKVGDVVELREKSRKTEMFTENFNGIQGTPIPYIEKDLANFKATVTRLPQREELPIEINEQLIVEFYSRR; this is encoded by the coding sequence ATGGCAAAAATGATGGGACCTAAGTTCAAGCAGTCCAGAAGACTCGGTCTGAACGTATCAGGTCATCCAAAAGCAATGAAGAGGGCAGAAAAATCCAGGGGTTCATCCCGCGCGGACAAAAAACTGACGGAGTACGGAACTCAGCTTCTTGAAAAGCAGAGACTGAGAGCTTACTACAATGTCCTCGAAAAACAGTTCGTAAAATATGTGGACAGAGCGATGAGAACCAAAGGACAGACTGGTCCTGAGCTTCTGAATATGCTTGAACTGAGACTTGACAACATGGTATACCGTATGGGATTTGCTAATTCCATCAGACAGGCCAGACAGATGGTCAACCATGGTCACTTCCTGGTCAATGGAAACAAGATCGACATCCCGAGCTACGGCCTGAAGGTCGGTGACGTTGTGGAATTGAGAGAGAAATCCCGCAAAACCGAAATGTTCACTGAAAACTTCAACGGCATCCAGGGAACACCGATTCCTTACATCGAGAAGGATCTTGCTAATTTCAAGGCTACTGTAACCAGACTGCCACAGCGGGAAGAACTCCCCATCGAAATTAACGAACAGCTTATCGTTGAATTCTACTCCAGAAGATAG
- a CDS encoding DMT family transporter, with translation MQYIGELSALAAAMAWAICAVITERTTQQIKANDLNLFVKLAGLLLISLIIPFTGGSLIPLGVTPAAWFWLILSGVIGFAVGDSFLFQAYQLIGAKVTLMIFSLAPIITAFFGWIIFGEALTLYVFLGMALVLFGLFLVVMEGGGGKIRLRFSGKGILVAIAAAVGQALGVILSKQGMGAIDAMTTTQIRLIGGVAAMLVMYLKARSQPDWNVFRDQKLAAVTLFNSFLGTVVGVTLSMVAIANTLAAVASTLMAVTPVMVLPISFLFLKQKMDWREVAGALLSVLGIAVLFIL, from the coding sequence ATGCAATATATCGGAGAATTATCGGCTCTTGCCGCAGCGATGGCCTGGGCGATCTGTGCGGTGATCACAGAGCGTACGACCCAGCAGATCAAAGCCAATGACTTGAATCTGTTTGTGAAACTGGCCGGATTACTCTTAATCAGCCTGATTATTCCATTTACTGGGGGCAGTCTGATTCCCCTTGGGGTGACCCCGGCGGCCTGGTTCTGGCTGATCCTGTCCGGAGTCATTGGATTCGCTGTGGGGGACAGTTTCCTGTTCCAGGCTTATCAGCTGATTGGGGCGAAGGTTACTTTAATGATCTTTTCGCTCGCGCCCATTATTACGGCATTTTTCGGCTGGATCATTTTCGGGGAAGCCCTTACACTCTATGTCTTTTTAGGCATGGCTCTGGTATTATTCGGACTCTTCCTGGTTGTGATGGAAGGCGGCGGCGGTAAAATCCGGCTGCGCTTCTCCGGAAAAGGCATTCTGGTTGCCATCGCGGCTGCAGTCGGTCAGGCCCTGGGCGTGATCCTGTCAAAACAGGGCATGGGAGCCATCGATGCCATGACAACCACCCAGATTCGACTCATCGGCGGCGTGGCGGCTATGCTCGTGATGTATCTGAAGGCTCGCAGTCAGCCTGACTGGAACGTGTTCCGTGATCAAAAACTGGCTGCCGTCACCCTGTTCAACTCATTCTTAGGCACGGTGGTCGGCGTTACGCTGTCCATGGTTGCCATCGCCAATACCCTGGCTGCCGTCGCCTCCACTCTGATGGCCGTGACGCCGGTTATGGTTCTGCCCATCTCCTTTCTTTTCCTGAAGCAGAAGATGGACTGGCGTGAAGTCGCCGGAGCTCTCCTCAGCGTGCTGGGGATCGCGGTATTGTTTATTCTGTAA
- a CDS encoding 2'-5' RNA ligase family protein encodes MKEGHYLCVLGMFDEETNELFNQLDGRLQDAQLRTLGFFQDDPWHFSLGVYFDLEPEELKAWVGQVASEYEPITLRFNHLGLFPRVLFVEPAFSWPLRNLYERLHEKYDDLHGDYEETSRRHGLFTPHVSIIFTYEQLPLAVEVMSNHFQPFYGRMSELLIYEYVIKGDKSFPVRPVASIPLKKTLKNGEHHD; translated from the coding sequence TTGAAAGAAGGACATTACTTGTGCGTACTTGGGATGTTTGACGAGGAAACCAACGAGCTGTTCAACCAGTTGGATGGAAGGCTCCAGGATGCTCAGCTGAGAACCCTGGGCTTCTTTCAGGATGATCCCTGGCATTTCTCGTTGGGGGTTTATTTCGATCTGGAGCCGGAGGAACTCAAAGCCTGGGTGGGGCAGGTGGCATCGGAGTATGAGCCGATCACCCTGCGGTTCAATCATTTGGGATTATTTCCCAGGGTATTGTTCGTGGAGCCGGCATTCTCCTGGCCTTTGAGAAATTTGTATGAACGACTCCATGAAAAGTATGATGATCTGCATGGCGATTATGAGGAGACATCCCGCCGCCATGGCCTGTTTACGCCCCATGTTTCGATCATTTTTACCTATGAGCAGCTGCCTCTTGCGGTGGAAGTCATGTCTAACCACTTTCAGCCGTTTTATGGTAGAATGTCAGAGCTTCTTATCTACGAATACGTTATTAAGGGAGACAAGTCATTTCCGGTTCGTCCGGTGGCATCGATCCCTCTGAAAAAGACCCTGAAGAATGGAGAACATCATGATTGA
- a CDS encoding Mini-ribonuclease 3, whose amino-acid sequence MENIMIEQMTPDEARQLNPLNLAFIGDTVWEGFIRDRIFPKLKNHPASVLHQTCVRYVRADAQSDALEAILDSLTEEEVTMFKRGRNQKSAHVPRNAVLADYRRATGFEALLGYLYLTAQSDRLQEVMDLAFHAMIGPTE is encoded by the coding sequence ATGGAGAACATCATGATTGAACAAATGACCCCTGATGAAGCAAGACAGTTGAATCCACTGAACCTGGCCTTTATTGGCGATACGGTCTGGGAAGGATTCATCCGGGATCGGATCTTCCCGAAATTAAAAAATCATCCGGCATCGGTGCTTCATCAGACCTGCGTTCGCTATGTCCGGGCAGACGCGCAGAGTGATGCGCTGGAAGCAATTCTGGATTCGCTGACAGAAGAAGAGGTTACCATGTTCAAGCGGGGCCGCAACCAGAAGAGTGCCCATGTCCCCAGAAATGCCGTTTTGGCGGATTATCGACGGGCCACCGGGTTTGAAGCTCTTTTGGGATATCTCTACCTTACAGCTCAATCTGACCGGCTGCAGGAAGTAATGGATTTGGCTTTCCACGCGATGATCGGTCCGACTGAGTGA
- the rlmB gene encoding 23S rRNA (guanosine(2251)-2'-O)-methyltransferase RlmB has translation MRTGKRTDAKKQSGSRYSKPKAEKDPNVRIVKQIIVKEPERKVDENLVYGRNAVIEILKSDRSIEVIYAADGDKEGSILKILGMAKDRNALVKFVDRKKLDQLTDRANHQGIAVRVTDFVYSEVSDILRIAKERKEDPFIILLDEIEDPHNLGSIIRTAELCGAHGIVIPKRRSVGVTATVYKTSAGAVENMAVARVTNLAQETEELKKKGVFIYGADMEGSVLAHEADFSGPCALVIGNEGKGISRIMREKCDQVVSIPMVGKLNSLNASVAGGILMYEVMKGRILKSDK, from the coding sequence ATGAGAACAGGAAAAAGAACTGATGCCAAGAAACAGTCAGGTTCCAGATATTCCAAGCCGAAGGCAGAGAAGGACCCGAACGTCAGAATTGTAAAGCAGATCATTGTCAAGGAACCGGAGCGCAAGGTCGATGAGAACCTGGTATACGGAAGAAACGCTGTCATCGAGATCCTGAAGAGTGATCGCAGCATTGAAGTGATCTACGCCGCCGATGGTGACAAAGAAGGTTCCATCCTTAAAATTCTGGGCATGGCCAAGGATCGCAACGCTCTGGTGAAATTTGTGGACCGGAAAAAGCTGGATCAGCTCACGGATCGGGCGAATCATCAGGGGATCGCTGTGCGGGTGACGGACTTCGTTTATTCCGAGGTTTCCGATATTCTGCGCATTGCCAAAGAACGGAAGGAAGATCCGTTTATTATCCTGTTGGATGAAATCGAAGATCCGCATAATCTGGGTTCCATTATCCGTACTGCGGAGCTGTGCGGTGCCCATGGCATTGTCATTCCCAAGCGCCGCAGCGTGGGTGTGACTGCCACGGTATACAAGACGAGTGCCGGTGCAGTGGAGAATATGGCTGTCGCTCGCGTAACGAATCTGGCTCAGGAGACCGAAGAACTGAAAAAGAAGGGTGTATTTATCTATGGAGCGGACATGGAAGGAAGTGTTCTGGCTCATGAAGCGGACTTCTCTGGTCCCTGCGCACTGGTCATCGGTAATGAAGGAAAGGGAATTTCCAGGATCATGCGGGAGAAATGTGACCAGGTAGTCTCCATTCCTATGGTCGGAAAACTGAATTCACTGAACGCTTCAGTGGCTGGTGGAATTCTAATGTATGAAGTGATGAAGGGACGAATCCTGAAAAGCGATAAGTAA
- the tuf gene encoding elongation factor Tu yields the protein MGKAKFERTKPHVNIGTIGHVDHGKTTLTAAITTVLSKKGYANATKYDEIDKAPEEKERGITINTAHVEYETDNRHYAHVDCPGHADYVKNMITGAAQMDGAILVVSAADGVMPQTREHILLASRVGVNYIVVFLNKADMVDDPELLELVEMEVRDILNDYDFPGDDTPIIAGSALEALNNPEDPEKIKPILDLMDAVDSYIPTPERATDKPFLMPVEDVFTITGRGTVATGRVESGILKVGDELEIVGLKEEKTKTVCTGVEMFRKLLDQAQAGDNIGALLRGVQRADIERGQVLAKPNSVKPHRKFVGQVYVLKKEEGGRHTPFFDGYRPQFYFRTTDVTGSIKLPDGMEMVMPGDHIDMNVELITPVAMDEGLRFAIREGGRTVGSGVVTTIKE from the coding sequence ATGGGAAAAGCGAAATTTGAAAGAACCAAACCCCATGTTAACATTGGAACCATTGGTCACGTTGACCATGGCAAGACCACTTTGACCGCGGCCATCACGACCGTTCTGTCCAAGAAGGGATACGCCAATGCTACCAAGTATGACGAAATAGATAAGGCACCGGAAGAAAAAGAAAGAGGAATCACGATCAACACCGCCCACGTTGAGTACGAGACGGACAACCGTCACTACGCACACGTAGACTGCCCCGGACATGCTGACTATGTCAAGAACATGATCACCGGAGCGGCTCAGATGGACGGAGCGATCCTGGTTGTTTCCGCCGCTGACGGAGTTATGCCCCAGACCAGAGAGCACATCCTGCTCGCTTCCCGTGTAGGCGTTAACTACATCGTTGTTTTCCTGAACAAGGCAGACATGGTAGATGACCCGGAACTGCTGGAACTGGTAGAAATGGAAGTCCGCGACATCCTCAACGACTACGATTTCCCGGGAGATGACACACCGATCATCGCCGGCTCCGCTCTGGAAGCTCTGAACAATCCGGAAGATCCGGAAAAGATCAAGCCGATCCTGGATCTGATGGACGCTGTTGACAGCTACATCCCGACCCCGGAAAGAGCAACCGACAAGCCGTTCCTGATGCCGGTAGAAGACGTGTTCACGATCACAGGTCGAGGAACCGTAGCCACCGGAAGAGTGGAAAGCGGAATCCTGAAAGTTGGCGATGAACTTGAAATCGTTGGACTCAAGGAAGAGAAGACAAAGACCGTCTGCACCGGCGTAGAAATGTTCCGTAAGCTGCTGGATCAGGCTCAGGCCGGAGACAACATCGGAGCCCTGCTCAGAGGCGTACAGAGAGCTGACATCGAAAGAGGTCAGGTTCTGGCGAAGCCGAACAGCGTGAAGCCGCACAGAAAATTTGTTGGACAGGTATACGTACTGAAGAAGGAAGAAGGCGGACGCCACACCCCGTTCTTTGACGGATACCGGCCGCAGTTCTACTTCCGTACAACGGACGTAACAGGATCCATCAAACTGCCGGATGGCATGGAAATGGTTATGCCTGGGGATCATATCGACATGAACGTTGAGCTGATCACACCGGTAGCTATGGACGAAGGACTCCGTTTCGCAATTCGTGAAGGCGGCAGAACCGTAGGTTCAGGCGTCGTAACCACGATCAAGGAATAA
- the rpmG gene encoding 50S ribosomal protein L33 yields the protein MRVKITMACTECKQRNYNTMKNKKNDPERLEMEKYCKFCQKHTLHKETK from the coding sequence GTGAGAGTTAAGATCACAATGGCTTGCACAGAATGTAAGCAGAGAAACTACAACACAATGAAGAACAAGAAGAACGATCCGGAAAGACTTGAGATGGAAAAGTACTGCAAGTTCTGTCAAAAGCACACATTGCATAAGGAAACCAAGTAA
- the secE gene encoding preprotein translocase subunit SecE: MASKEGGIINFLKAVKREIEKTTWPTSDKVQKAIAAVAVIVLIYALLTGVFDFLIGLVMQYVLQV, encoded by the coding sequence ATGGCTTCTAAAGAAGGCGGAATCATTAACTTTCTCAAAGCGGTAAAGCGCGAGATCGAAAAGACAACATGGCCAACTTCCGATAAAGTTCAGAAGGCGATCGCAGCAGTAGCTGTCATTGTCCTGATCTATGCATTACTTACTGGAGTATTTGATTTCCTGATCGGTTTAGTCATGCAGTACGTACTGCAGGTATAG